From the Juglans microcarpa x Juglans regia isolate MS1-56 chromosome 7D, Jm3101_v1.0, whole genome shotgun sequence genome, the window ATGAAATAGCCTCAAACTATATGgccattttagttttttttttttttttaatggtgctGTTATGTTTAGAAAAAGTAgcaaattcatgtatttatatattatggACTGCTTGATTAATACTGAAGTGCAGGATGATGCTTCCATATCAtggagaaaaaggaagaagcacTTTTTCATTTTAAGTAACTCAGGCAAACCAATATTTTCCAGGTTTGTATTTGGCTCCTGCAATTTCTTTAGCAGAAACTGTTCAGTTTTCATGCCAATGCAAAAAAAACGTAGTCCAAGCTTTTAAATTCTTATCTGGGCCTTTTGTTGTTTTGTATCTTGTCTTGAATATTAACTGCCAGATACGGAGATGAACACAAGCTAGCAGGATTTTCAGCAACATTGCAGGCCATTATATCCTTTGTGGAGAATGGGTACCTGGATCTTTCTTCCAtagttgtttattttatgaatttctgTGTACCATTGTGCCCCTTTTCCTAGcttaattgtttatttgaagCCAAATCTATAAAGGCTCTCAATGGTTTGTTTATTAATCACTTTTCAGGGGGGATCGTGTCAAACTGGTCAGGGCAGGAAAGCACCAGGTGTTTTTTACattcttttgaaattttcattCTTGCAGTTATCTGCTTGCTAGCCATATTTGTTTCTTGGAGACATAAGATGAAGTGTTCTCTCATTCTCCTGAGAACTCTTACTTGTTCATGAAACAATTCAGAAGTGATTTTCACCATTCTTTTCTGATTCTCCTGAATACCTAAAACGTGTCAATTAGAGGCTGCTAGTTATTATATTGACCCAAAATACTTTTCTTGCCAGTTGTATTACTTGTGTTTGTCTTTATTCCTGGTTTTTAGTTCTTAGAGTTGGAAAAAGCAGAAAggcaaaaaaatattcattctgAGATCATGACACATTGTggatatctctctctctcacttctttATTGAGATTGGTGTTGAATTATCATCCACAAGACTTGATGTTTTTCCAGAGTTGGGTAGGTGTAATCCCCAGATGTGTGATTGTGTTTGGGGGGGAGAAGTTCAAGCCCTTTATAATGTTTTCAAGGGGCTTCAATTGTAAccttgactagtctttttggagtatgagCTTGATGTGGCGTGGGCCTGACTTGGGTCGTTATAGTAGGAGAGAATACTAGAGGAAATAGGAACTGAAAGTTTGGAATTCTCTCAGTAGTAAAAGGAAGGAGAGCCCAATTAGGATTCCAGCTGAGACAACTAGTAAAAGGAGGATCAGAGCAGTTTATACAAGTTCCTTGCCTGAAAATAAGGCATACCTACTACAAGAACCAAATCTGTGAAATGGGTCTTTCTTATATACATTGCGTGTACCTGGATTGTGCCTTTTGCACTTTTTATTGAAATTCTTGTTTCATatcaaagagaaaaaacatGCATTTGTTGCTTGAGGAATAGAATGCCTAGAAATTGAAGCTTGTATACAATTACTTTTACAATTTAGAGGGTCTTCAAAagtcctttttcttcttttggcaATCAGctaaataaattgatttggATGTACAGGTGGTTTTTCTTGTGAAGGGACCCATTTACTTGGTTTGCATTAGCTGCACAGAGGAGCCTTATGAGTCGTTGAGGGGGCAACTGGAGCTAATTTATGGTCAGGTATCATTACCTGCACAGATTTGCCCTTCTGAATATATTAGCTACTTTagttatctttttcttcataatAATCAGTGGACTTCCTCACATGATTGATTATAATATGGATGCAGATGCTTCTTATTTTAACAAAGTCAGTTAATAGGTGCTTCGAGAAGAACCCAAAGTTTGATATGACACCTTTGCTTGGAGGAACTGATGTTGTCTTCTCATCTTTAATCCATTCATTCAGTTGGTTTGTTTCTCCATTCCCTTCTGCATATTGGAATGCGTTTGTTGCAAAACGgatatatatgcatttttttcgTAGGTAAAAAGGGTTGATTGACTGTCAACAGAGATGTATATGAATGCATTCATATTTTTGTTTGGCAGCCTTGCAAAGAGGGGAGATTCATGAGCTCCTTTCTCTGGGGCAGAGAAAAGATTTAATATTCTGTAGGAAGCCAGGATCTTATTGCTAGATTAGAACAACCTTGGAGCTCACATTTGTAGATGCTCTTGTATTGCTTAGTAAAcgcatatgaaaaaatattttctagcttaAACCATTCATGAAACTACCTTGGATAAACAAGAGTTTTCTAATTTAAACCATTCACAAAACTGTGAATGGGCTGGGTCTCCAGTTGAAAGTTTGAGCATTTGACTGATTGGATGGATCCACTTAAAATGTCATATAATAGTAAGGAATTTaatctttacttttttcttcttttgccaaGTATAGAGTCGCATAGAATTTTTTCATTCTTAAGCTACGTTGGATGCAAAACCATCATATCTGTCCTGGTTAATGCAACTAtagtttaaattataatttttcaaaatccattctggttacttttttttttataagtaagaaataatattattgatatgaatgaaataggcataggccatgtacacaggaagtatacaaaaatcCATTCTGGTTACTGCTCTGCAATGTTTCTATTTTTGACGTTTCATGAACTCTTTTGTAGTCAATGAAGTTGAAATGCAAGTTGAAATGTCTGTCTTATTTTTGGTGGTTTCTCATAAGGTTTACTTTGCTGTTATCTATAAGCTGCTAATCATAATGCCCCTGCCCCTCCCTTTCTCCACTCCCCTccccacaaaaaaaattgtcatgcTATTTGATAGGcttattagtttttttgttcatttctttGATTTTAGGAATCCAGCTACTTTTCTTCATGCGTACTCTTGTCTTCCCCTTGCTTACGTGACGAGGCAAGCTGCAGGTGCTGTACTACAAGATGTTTCTGATTCAGGTGTTCTATTTGCATTATTAATGTGCAAGCATAAGGTTAACACCCCTATCCCATTGTTTcatctactttttcttttctgaatttATGCATCCTTAGGGGTACATCTATTGAGTCAgatcttttcctctcttttttcccagtttataaatatttactGGTTAGAGCAATTCAGAGCTTTGAAGCTTGGTTGCAGGTTGTCAGTCTTGTTGGTGCTCAAAAAGCTTCTCTTCATCCTGATGATATGCTATTACTTGCCAACTTTGTTATGTCATCAGAATCATTTAGGCAAGTTATTTTGGCTTTGAGAAGTTTTATGTCATTTCTTGATGATCCTTCTGTCATGGACAATTTTACTCTGTAGCATGACTAAGAAGTACATTGAACTATCTCTTGGTTTTGATTTGTTGGAAAACAAGAGTGCTGGCTCTTCTAAATTGCTTAACTGGTTTCCACTCAATTTGTTCTTTAGCTAATTTACATGTTTTGGTAAATGAAGTCTCTGCATTCCTATCTTGTCTTGATTTATGCATTCctaaaaaatatccttattataagttataattcACTACCTGCACATAATGTTTCAAGAATCTGCGTgttctaaatttctaatcacGCATTTTTTGTATGCGCCACGCACTCAATGTCCACATTTtgtcaaaaacattttaaacATATTCTACCATTGATGTCTCACAAAACATTcctattttccttcttttttttttctttagctgtgaacatttttttttttttttggtttggagaGGTACATGCTGATAGAATAACAACCCagaggaatattttttttaagtacaacCACCCAGAAGATAAGTCTtattatatctataaatatCAATAGGACATAAGATAACCCACAAATGTCAAAGCTATATTTATTGTTAATACATTGttatttctgaaaatattttatgctgCAAATTTATATATGCTTTTTTGCTTCATGCAGGACTTCCGAATCTTTTTCACCAATTTGCCTGCCAAGATATAATCCCATGGCATTTTTGTATGCCTATGTTCATTATTTTGATGTGAGTCTTGGGTTCACAATTCACACAGTTTAGTTGCTTAGTTTATAAGATCCTGGCTAGTGGTGGTATGAAAAAGCTGgcctctatatatatttatgcaaaTTGTACAGTTTTTATGTGCAGTAGacattttcttgtgtaccagtGGGATTAATGATAGAAGGAATAACTTTGACATGTTCTACTCATTGCAGGTTGACACATACTTGATGTTGCTTACTACAAGTTCAGATGCCTTTTATCATCTCAAGGATTGCAGGTAAACTAtggttttaaaataattcagtgGGGGTGCATTATGttgcatttcttttttcaaagaaatgacGTACATTTTGGCCTAATATGACCGATGTGACCTTTAaagaaaagaatggaaaaaagGAATGttactaaggcctcgtttggatgttgagatgaggtGCAAAATCtgtgagttaagatattttactaaggcctcgtttgtttgaattaagatattttatgggtttcaggaaaggagagagaaaatgttgaataaaaataatataaagttaaaatattgttagaatataatttttaatattatttttgttttggaatttgaaaaagttgaaatgttttttgtgttttgtttggaagtttgagaaatttataatgattagatgaaaacattgaatatttgaaattgaaaagtatgtGTTTGAgcgatgtttgggaaggagatgagattagatgagatgggttgagatagctatccaaatgaggcctaaattTTTCTGACCCTATGCACGCAAACCAAATAAACATAAGCTTAGCATGTAATTTATAGGGTGTTATCTTTTGgttaattttatattgagaACTTTTGCTGCAATTTCATAGGATTCGTATTGAAGGGGTCCTTTTGAAGTCAAATGTTCTAAGTGAAGTTCAGAGATCCATGCTAGACGGTGGGATGCATGTCGAGGATTTGCCTATTGATCCCTTACCTCGTTCTGGGTCTTTATCTCCACATTTAGGCCAACCTAAAGATTCTCCTGAGAGATTCAGAGAACCATATGTGGGCATTGGTGGACCTGCTGGACTTTGGCATTTCATGTACCGTAGTATATTTCTAGATCAATATGTATCTTCGGAGTTCTCACCACCAATTAATAGCCCACGACAGCAGAAAAGGTATTATGTTGAATCTTGCTGCAACTTTGCTAGACGAGCTTTGAATGGGAGTGTATGGTTAGGCTATTGCTTTACTTCGTTGTTTTTCGTAAGGTAACTAATTTATTGTTTTGCAGATTATATAGAGCTTACCAGAAACTTTATGCGTCCATGCATGATAGAGGAACCGGTCCCCACAAAACTCAGTTTAGAAGAGATGAACATTATGGTATTTAATCTCTTAGTCCATTCTACAACTAGTTTGGAAATGTTGAATAAACTcgacatgagtttgattcacTTAACTAATGAACCAAGTTTGAGCAAAATTTAGGCTAGGTTATTAAATGATTCAAACTTATATAAACTCAGCTCAATGTGTATAAACTTTTATAAACTAACttcgtatttattattttttatagtattattttaattttataatgagagcctattaaatattttaaaagataaagaaTTTATGTCTCAAGGCAGTatgtataatttaaattatttataaatacgAGTCTTGATATAGATAcaaaaaatgtgtatataaCCTGTATAAAGATATTCATATAAACTCAAAATTTGTTTGTTGAAATTTAGGGATAAAGTCATAAGATGTGgtataaatcattaattttgtgCTAGAAACTGTATTCCATATATTACGAATACAAGATTTTTCAAGTTCATACATATAGTTCACTTCTTGAACACGATGAGATGAtcattttttaatcagtaaTAAAAGTGTTGAACATGATGATATAATGttaaacataattaaataactAAATGTTTATacaaatttatgaaaatgtatAAGATTGCAGtaacaaaatttatttcctttgtgaaactaataaattaatcaaGTAACTAGTGaataagttcaaattaattggaAAAACTATTTAATTGTTCATAGACAGAAAATCTAGGTCATGATAAGCTTGAGCAAGACccgttttcaaataaaaatgaaatgcacGGAGCTTGAAAATTCAATACTTGGCTTGACTTAGTTTGATTACATCCTCTAACCACTGCCAAAACATGCAACTTGTGTTGGTAGATTTGCTTGAAAAATTGTATTCAGCAGCTGTTTCTCTTTTGGTTTATGTGCTTTATTCTAtcctttttcatttcataatctGAATTTGGCTTCTTCTTGGTTGTACCTCTTTTCATAACTAGAAATCATTTTCCTTGACAAGCTTGTTTCAGTGGCATAAGATTAGATGTTAATATCCTTGTTTACTTGCTTCATTTGAAAGGCTTTCCTGGTGAAATTTCATGATCTTTTTAACATGGCAGTTCTACTCTGTTGGGTCACCCCGGATTTTGAACTATATGCGGCATTTGATCCACTGGCAGACAAGGTCTTATTTAAGCTTATGTACCcgagattctttttttttttttttgctttgtgcTAATTATCATACTTGTCAACCTTTGTTATCTTCCAGTTATACTTTACTGTTTAGTTAGAACAAAATGGAATGAAAATACGTTTGGAGAGACTGGGCAAGTAGTTTACTTATTCCTGCCTAGGTATATGGGATATTTTAAGTGAACATCTTTCTTTGTAgttgggttttgaaaaagaaaaggaaaaggtgaCTTTGCTATGGTTCAAACCAGCAGCAGGACCTGTCGCGAGAAAATTTTTATAGTTAGTGCAATAGTTTGAAATAACAGATTGTCTAACAACTTGTGGAACATGTTAGTCCCTTCATCTAAACTTTTACTATTGGCAAGAACTTGTTTGAGTTCCATATCATAAAGAATTTAACTTATTGGTCCTAAGAATGATATCAGGAAGTACCACTTGTGCAACCTTCGTATCCATGGGTTCATTAGCTAGATGGCAATTGGCACATACAGTACAGTCAATTTTTTCTTGTGCATATTAAGAAACCTGCTGTGTTAATATGGGATATGCATTTGAAATGGGTTCtctagttattatatatatcatgagcAATATGGAAATGGATTGAGTAATTTCTTCCTTCATccaagagaaaagatatttgtagtTTGTGAGATCCGATCAGTTGTATTGAAATTCCATGCAATAAAATGAGGCAGGTTCCTACCTTGTATAGTTGCCTATATGTATGTGACTATGctttttactaaaacaataatatgGAATATAGGAGGAATCCCTTGTAGGAGTCGAAAAGTACAATGCTAACTGTTTTGCTTGTGCTCAAAGTAACaatgattataattttatctgtGAAAATCATTATTTGAAGATACACAATTTAAATAAGTGATGGAGATACACAATTTAAATAAGCGATGGAGATACACAATTTAAGATACAATAAGTTATTATATAGGAATTCTACATGAATCAGTGATAAAAAGAATTGAAGTTTTAGTGTGCCCTTAAGTTATATAGGACTTCTTGAATCCAAGCCTCAAGAATAGCAAGTTCTTCATTAGGTAGAACAGGTAACCACTTGGATTAACGGAATggattatattttttgagagttttaaaataaaatggatacAATCCTCATTGTGTGTTTTTGACTAATTGGTTGATCATTTTTTGTTGATACCTGTACAAAGCTTTTATACATGTATTCTCGGGTATGCCTTTATCATTTCATCCAAGGAAGAGTTCGAATTTTACATAttccatcttttatttttggtcaaatAGATATATTGACCTTCTTGCTACCTTTACGCGATACAGTCTAGGTGGGCTGTTGGGGCTTACATGTCTAGATGAGCTGTTGAAGTTTCCCGTGTCTTTCGCTCAGTTTCATCATATGAATCTATTTTGCCAAATTTAATAAgcttttgttttgcatataTTATAATCCAGAAAGATATACTGACCAGGTGAAATACAATTTGAAAGCATGCAGTCAATCGAGCTATTATCCATCATTGATTCATTTGTACCTATTGTTTCTGCATATTTATGTTGGGTGCGTTCTGAGTTTTGATTGCTATGGTCTTGTATTTGCAGGCATTGGCAGTAAAGACTTGCAACCGGGTTTCCCAATGGGTGAAAGATGTGGAAAACGAGATTTTTTTGCTTGGCGCAAGCCCCTTTTCATGGtgatatataaatttttctgTAATGCAGAGTGTACTATAGTTTTGTTTTATCTCTAATGAAatcccacaatttttttttttttcccacgcGCTTTCATTAAAATGGTGCTGATTGCTGATGTTAGCTAGTCCTACCAATTTGTTAAGTCactaaaatactaataaatggAAATATACAGATCAAAAGCATGATATCTGTTGCAACAGAAAGTTTTTAGGATGGACTTTCGAATACTTTATATATGACGGTTGGGGTTATTAAGTTTAGTCGATGTTATACATGCTTATGACAGGGAAAATGTATGAAACGCCATGTAATATTACAAGATCTTGTACTTCCTGTTAGTGTCTGTGCGTGGTTGAGCATGACGTTTTTAAAGATGGTTTTGGGTTGGGGACTCGAGTTGATTCTATACACTACTTTGGGAGCGGATGCCATGGGATGGTATAAGATCTACAGCAAAGCAATTGAGCTGTGCTGTGCAGTTCTGAATGCAagcttttttttcttgaagCATGGATTCGAAGGAACCGCTAAATTTATTTAGATAAATGACAGTTGCAATCTTAAGTATGCaagtattgtataattattttgaaaaaaaataaataaatactggattgacatgaaaaaataataattttttaatagtagatctgactatttttcaaaacaattgaaCAGTGTTTACTCACTGCACGActgcatatagcattactcatttatttataatcCTTATTGCTAATGCTTATGCTTATCTTTAGAAACAGTAATATAGAaagtaggggtgaaaaaaaaccAGTAAACCAGACAAACCGTTCGGTCCAATATCGAGTTTGGTTCAGTCCAGTatcggttttatttttcttaaaaccaatcaaaatcgatctaattttggtttttcttcttttaaaaccggaacggtttatatatatatatattaattttttatattgtatataatttttgtatataatatataattatgtataaaatatttttgtattatatgataaattaataattaatataattttaaattttaaaatcttatatcactatattagatattataatatatcactatagtctataatataattataatatatattataatatactacaatatattatcactattgtattatataccataatataccatattatataatatataatatagcataTTAAAATTGGAAAACCAGACTAGAACTAGTAAAATCGAAAGAACCGATTT encodes:
- the LOC121238775 gene encoding vacuolar fusion protein MON1 homolog isoform X1, whose product is MSSNSSSSLSGEESTGPDPNLTPKPLEDQFASVALSEPDNEAQAIQDGPLNGVANGSLTESNHRTEIQRSYEGEGSVSGVEERIESSFEVQEVRESVERRVVWRRTNSELEVDGQSSPSSSGYAGERGSTSASSGGSGIDGIGDDEIQEVRNDDLVDGVSDLPASWVPGKRHLDEDDASISWRKRKKHFFILSNSGKPIFSRYGDEHKLAGFSATLQAIISFVENGGDRVKLVRAGKHQVVFLVKGPIYLVCISCTEEPYESLRGQLELIYGQMLLILTKSVNRCFEKNPKFDMTPLLGGTDVVFSSLIHSFSWNPATFLHAYSCLPLAYVTRQAAGAVLQDVSDSGVLFALLMCKHKVVSLVGAQKASLHPDDMLLLANFVMSSESFRTSESFSPICLPRYNPMAFLYAYVHYFDVDTYLMLLTTSSDAFYHLKDCRIRIEGVLLKSNVLSEVQRSMLDGGMHVEDLPIDPLPRSGSLSPHLGQPKDSPERFREPYVGIGGPAGLWHFMYRSIFLDQYVSSEFSPPINSPRQQKRLYRAYQKLYASMHDRGTGPHKTQFRRDEHYVLLCWVTPDFELYAAFDPLADKALAVKTCNRVSQWVKDVENEIFLLGASPFSW
- the LOC121238775 gene encoding vacuolar fusion protein MON1 homolog isoform X2; protein product: MSSNSSSSLSGEESTGPDPNLTPKPLEDQFASVALSEPDNEAQAIQDGPLNGVANGSLTESNHRTEIQRSYEGEGSVSGVEERIESSFEVQEVRESVERRVVWRRTNSELEVDGQSSPSSSGYAGERGSTSASSGGSGIDGIGDDEIQEVRNDDLVDGVSDLPASWVPGKRHLDEDDASISWRKRKKHFFILSNSGKPIFSRYGDEHKLAGFSATLQAIISFVENGGDRVKLVRAGKHQVVFLVKGPIYLVCISCTEEPYESLRGQLELIYGQMLLILTKSVNRCFEKNPKFDMTPLLGGTDVVFSSLIHSFSWNPATFLHAYSCLPLAYVTRQAAGAVLQDVSDSGVLFALLMCKHKVVSLVGAQKASLHPDDMLLLANFVMSSESFRTSESFSPICLPRYNPMAFLYAYVHYFDVDTYLMLLTTSSDAFYHLKDCRIRIEGVLLKSNVLSEVQRSMLDGGMHVEDLPIDPLPRSGSLSPHLGQPKDSPERFREPYVGIGGPAGLWHFMYRSIFLDQYVSSEFSPPINSPRQQKSSTLLGHPGF